In one window of Cololabis saira isolate AMF1-May2022 chromosome 23, fColSai1.1, whole genome shotgun sequence DNA:
- the prickle1b gene encoding prickle-like protein 1b isoform X1, which translates to MLFLERPCVMNLERNERGERPLPRGLDMEARAGGKMGKMSVGFQRSSTSDDDSGCALEEYTWVPPGLRPEQVQLYFSCLPEDKVPYINSPGEKHRIRQLLYQLPPHDNEVRYCHSLTEEEKRELHMFSTQRKREALGRGTPKILPRALQHTRCETCRGGINGGEMAIFASRAGPSPCWHPACFVCATCQELLVDLIYFYQNGKLLCGRHHAELLKPRCSSCDEIIFADECTEAEGRHWHMKHFACFECGTMLGGQRYIMKDGRPFCCGCFESLYAEYCEACGENIGVDHAQMTYEGVHWHATDQCFSCAQCKTSLLGCPFLPKQGRIYCSKACSQGEDIHASDSSDSAFQSARSRESRRSVRIGKSSKPGEQWRQSQLFNLPATVPSYENKFEDGEGERDADRDGSIDIVGRKLAHLGLEEERFWREREEHDAGGEEDPEEWAQHEDYMTQLLLKFGDRGLLQQLQQPSLKSPSPTGDRRRLISVSDPWLKPDSTSVGVGASSPTPASPTQSQISNQSRANSLSPGLIDKQHLPEMYWAQSQDGLGDSAYGSHPGPASARKIQELELDQDRDPSGVGRQAFWSDNRQWYEDSLECIADELRKVEKGCGDSMDSLALSNITGTSVDGDTRDRPVVYTVNAMQGPSVVDDCEKMSNMGTFNSSHHHHSANSLNLNMEKGIDEAEKEVGLAMRGGAHGGLHALSPLSDGVPPSFVQPPALRRSKSQSRPPQMVKFSEDTVDNGYNDDFEISITKHPMSEKPQRRAYYPEEMGRERSRSTSHHGRSRPHHHRQGRHHRSRKTRSDNALHMMPVERVQRPFEPQQPVLVNPPRGPMHLQHPSHMLPLAYSQTRSDYMLRSAAQNDPRVEHFMGLHRDEEDWCSTCSSSSSDSEEEGFFLGQPIPQPRPAGRYYAEDYPTRVTALTSLSHGSRTGRRKSHRSKNCIIS; encoded by the exons ATGCTTTTCCTAGAG CGGCCGTGTGTGATGAACCTGGAGCGCAACGAGAGAGGGGAGCGCCCTCTCCCTCGAGGCCTGGACATGGAGGCCCGTGCTGGGGGAAAGATGGGGAAGATGTCGGTGGGGTTCCAGAGGAGCTCCACCTCAGACGACGACTCCGGATGTGCGTTGGAGGAGTACACCTGGGTGCCACCGGGCCTCAGGCCTGAGCAG GTCCAGCTGTATTTCTCCTGTCTGCCTGAAGACAAGGTGCCGTACATCAACAGTCCTGGAGAGAAGCACAGGATCCGACAGCTCCTCTACCAGCTTCCACCGCACGACAACGAG GTGCGCTATTGCCATTCTCTAacggaggaggaaaagagggagCTCCACATGTTCAGCACACAAAGGAAGAGGGAGGCGCTGGGGCGAGGAACACCCAAGATCCTCCCCAGAGCTCTCCAGCACACCCGCTGTGAAACC TGCCGTGGCGGCATTAACGGAGGGGAGATGGCCATTTTTGCCTCCAGAGCTGGGCCGAGCCCGTGCTGGCACCCAGCGTGCTTTGTGTGTGCCACATGTcaagagctcctggtggatctgatttatttctaccaaaatggCAAGCTGCTCTGTGGAAGGCATCACGCTGAGCTTCTCAAGCCACGATGCTCCTCTTGTGACGAG ATCATCTTTGCAGACGAATGCACTGAAGCGGAGGGCCGTCACTGGCACATGAAGCACTTTGCCTGTTTTGAGTGCGGGACGATGCTGGGTGGGCAGCGGTACATCATGAAAGATGGGCGACCCTTCTGCTGTGGCTGCTTTGAGTCTTTGTATGCAGAATACTGCGAGGCTTGTGGTGAAAACATCG GTGTTGACCACGCTCAAATGACCTATGAAGGTGTACACTGGCACGCAACGGACCAGTGCTTCTCTTGTGCCCAGTGTAAGACGTCGTTGTTGGGCTGTCCCTTCTTGCCCAAGCAAGGACGCATCTATTGCTCAAAGGCCTGCAGCCAGGGGGAAGACATCCACGCCTCAGATTCCTCAGACTCTGCCTTCCAGTCGGCCCGTTCACGCGAGTCGCGGCGCAGCGTGCGCATAGGGAAGAGCAGCAAGCCTGGTGAGCAGTGGAGGCAATCGCAGCTGTTCAATCTTCCCGCCACCGTCCCTTCATACGAGAACAAATTTGAGGACGGTGAGGGTGAGAGAGATGCCGATAGAGACGGTAGCATCGATATTGTTGGGCGCAAGTTGGCTCACCTGGGCCTTGAGGAGGAGAGGTTCTGGAGGGAGCGGGAGGAGCACGATGCTGGCGGGGAGGAGGATCCAGAGGAGTGGGCCCAGCACGAGGACTATATGACTCAGCTCCTGCTCAAGTTTGGCGACCGGGGATTGCTACAACAGCTTCAGCAGCCGTCCCTAAagtcgcccagccctaccggtGACAGAAGGAGGCTCATAAGTGTGTCCGATCCCTGGCTAAAACCCGATTCTACATCCGTGGGGGTTGGCGCCTCCTCCCCAACGCCTGCCAGTCCCACCCAGAGCCAGATTTCCAATCAGTCTCGAGCCAACAGCCTCAGCCCCGGGTTGATAGACAAGCAGCACCTGCCTGAGATGTACTGGGCCCAGTCACAGGATGGACTGGGAGACTCGGCCTACGGGAGTCATCCAGGTCCTGCCAGTGCCAGAAAGATCCAGGAGCTTGAGTTGGACCAAGATCGGGACCCGTCTGGGGTAGGAAGACAGGCCTTCTGGTCGGACAACAGGCAGTGGTACGAAGACTCTCTTGAGTGTATCGCTGATGAGCTGAGGAAGGTTGAGAAAGGTTGTGGAGACTCCATGGACTCCCTGGCGCTCTCAAATATCACTG GTACATCAGTTGATGGAGATACCAGGGATAGACCCGTAGTCTACACAGTTAATGCCATGCAGGGTCCGTCTGTGGTAGACGACTGCGAAAAGATGAGCAACATGGGGACATTTAATTCTTCACATCATCACCACAGTGCCAACTCTCTCAACCTCAACATGGAGAAGGGCATTGACGAGGCAGAGAAAGAGGTGGGGCTTGCAATGAGGGGAGGCGCACATGGAGGACTTCACGCGCTGTCTCCACTCTCTGACGGTGTCCCTCCGTCCTTTGTTCAACCCCCGGCTCTGAGAAGGAGCAAGTCACAATCCAGGCCCCCGCAGATGGTCAAGTTCTCAGAAGACACTGTCGACAACGGATATAACGATGACTTTGAGATCAGTATTACGAAGCATCCCATGAGCGAGAAGCCGCAGAGAAGGGCTTACTACCCCGAGGAGATGGGCAGAGAGAGAAGCCGCTCCACGAGTCACCACGGGCGCAGCAGGCCGCATCACCACCGGCAGGGTCGGCACCACCGGAGCCGCAAAACCCGCTCGGACAACGCCCTCCACATGATGCCCGTGGAGAGAGTACAGAGGCCGTTTGAGCCCCAGCAGCCGGTTCTGGTCAACCCTCCACGCGGGCCCATGCACCTGCAGCATCCCTCACACATGCTGCCCCTGGCCTACTCCCAGACCCGATCTGACTATATGCTTCGGAGCGCGGCGCAAAACGACCCACGCGTTGAACATTTCATGGGTCTCCACAGAGATGAGGAGGACTGGTGTTCTACTTGCTCTTCTTCGTCATCAGACTCTGAGGAAGAGGGCTTCTTCCTGGGCCAACCCATCCCTCAGCCGAGGCCTGCTGGGCGGTACTACGCAGAAGACTACCCGACCAGGGTGACGGCCCTCACCTCCCTGAGCCACGGCTCACGGACTGGTCGGCGGAAGAGCCACCGCTCTAAAAACTGTATTATTTCCTAA
- the prickle1b gene encoding prickle-like protein 1b isoform X2, with protein sequence MNLERNERGERPLPRGLDMEARAGGKMGKMSVGFQRSSTSDDDSGCALEEYTWVPPGLRPEQVQLYFSCLPEDKVPYINSPGEKHRIRQLLYQLPPHDNEVRYCHSLTEEEKRELHMFSTQRKREALGRGTPKILPRALQHTRCETCRGGINGGEMAIFASRAGPSPCWHPACFVCATCQELLVDLIYFYQNGKLLCGRHHAELLKPRCSSCDEIIFADECTEAEGRHWHMKHFACFECGTMLGGQRYIMKDGRPFCCGCFESLYAEYCEACGENIGVDHAQMTYEGVHWHATDQCFSCAQCKTSLLGCPFLPKQGRIYCSKACSQGEDIHASDSSDSAFQSARSRESRRSVRIGKSSKPGEQWRQSQLFNLPATVPSYENKFEDGEGERDADRDGSIDIVGRKLAHLGLEEERFWREREEHDAGGEEDPEEWAQHEDYMTQLLLKFGDRGLLQQLQQPSLKSPSPTGDRRRLISVSDPWLKPDSTSVGVGASSPTPASPTQSQISNQSRANSLSPGLIDKQHLPEMYWAQSQDGLGDSAYGSHPGPASARKIQELELDQDRDPSGVGRQAFWSDNRQWYEDSLECIADELRKVEKGCGDSMDSLALSNITGTSVDGDTRDRPVVYTVNAMQGPSVVDDCEKMSNMGTFNSSHHHHSANSLNLNMEKGIDEAEKEVGLAMRGGAHGGLHALSPLSDGVPPSFVQPPALRRSKSQSRPPQMVKFSEDTVDNGYNDDFEISITKHPMSEKPQRRAYYPEEMGRERSRSTSHHGRSRPHHHRQGRHHRSRKTRSDNALHMMPVERVQRPFEPQQPVLVNPPRGPMHLQHPSHMLPLAYSQTRSDYMLRSAAQNDPRVEHFMGLHRDEEDWCSTCSSSSSDSEEEGFFLGQPIPQPRPAGRYYAEDYPTRVTALTSLSHGSRTGRRKSHRSKNCIIS encoded by the exons ATGAACCTGGAGCGCAACGAGAGAGGGGAGCGCCCTCTCCCTCGAGGCCTGGACATGGAGGCCCGTGCTGGGGGAAAGATGGGGAAGATGTCGGTGGGGTTCCAGAGGAGCTCCACCTCAGACGACGACTCCGGATGTGCGTTGGAGGAGTACACCTGGGTGCCACCGGGCCTCAGGCCTGAGCAG GTCCAGCTGTATTTCTCCTGTCTGCCTGAAGACAAGGTGCCGTACATCAACAGTCCTGGAGAGAAGCACAGGATCCGACAGCTCCTCTACCAGCTTCCACCGCACGACAACGAG GTGCGCTATTGCCATTCTCTAacggaggaggaaaagagggagCTCCACATGTTCAGCACACAAAGGAAGAGGGAGGCGCTGGGGCGAGGAACACCCAAGATCCTCCCCAGAGCTCTCCAGCACACCCGCTGTGAAACC TGCCGTGGCGGCATTAACGGAGGGGAGATGGCCATTTTTGCCTCCAGAGCTGGGCCGAGCCCGTGCTGGCACCCAGCGTGCTTTGTGTGTGCCACATGTcaagagctcctggtggatctgatttatttctaccaaaatggCAAGCTGCTCTGTGGAAGGCATCACGCTGAGCTTCTCAAGCCACGATGCTCCTCTTGTGACGAG ATCATCTTTGCAGACGAATGCACTGAAGCGGAGGGCCGTCACTGGCACATGAAGCACTTTGCCTGTTTTGAGTGCGGGACGATGCTGGGTGGGCAGCGGTACATCATGAAAGATGGGCGACCCTTCTGCTGTGGCTGCTTTGAGTCTTTGTATGCAGAATACTGCGAGGCTTGTGGTGAAAACATCG GTGTTGACCACGCTCAAATGACCTATGAAGGTGTACACTGGCACGCAACGGACCAGTGCTTCTCTTGTGCCCAGTGTAAGACGTCGTTGTTGGGCTGTCCCTTCTTGCCCAAGCAAGGACGCATCTATTGCTCAAAGGCCTGCAGCCAGGGGGAAGACATCCACGCCTCAGATTCCTCAGACTCTGCCTTCCAGTCGGCCCGTTCACGCGAGTCGCGGCGCAGCGTGCGCATAGGGAAGAGCAGCAAGCCTGGTGAGCAGTGGAGGCAATCGCAGCTGTTCAATCTTCCCGCCACCGTCCCTTCATACGAGAACAAATTTGAGGACGGTGAGGGTGAGAGAGATGCCGATAGAGACGGTAGCATCGATATTGTTGGGCGCAAGTTGGCTCACCTGGGCCTTGAGGAGGAGAGGTTCTGGAGGGAGCGGGAGGAGCACGATGCTGGCGGGGAGGAGGATCCAGAGGAGTGGGCCCAGCACGAGGACTATATGACTCAGCTCCTGCTCAAGTTTGGCGACCGGGGATTGCTACAACAGCTTCAGCAGCCGTCCCTAAagtcgcccagccctaccggtGACAGAAGGAGGCTCATAAGTGTGTCCGATCCCTGGCTAAAACCCGATTCTACATCCGTGGGGGTTGGCGCCTCCTCCCCAACGCCTGCCAGTCCCACCCAGAGCCAGATTTCCAATCAGTCTCGAGCCAACAGCCTCAGCCCCGGGTTGATAGACAAGCAGCACCTGCCTGAGATGTACTGGGCCCAGTCACAGGATGGACTGGGAGACTCGGCCTACGGGAGTCATCCAGGTCCTGCCAGTGCCAGAAAGATCCAGGAGCTTGAGTTGGACCAAGATCGGGACCCGTCTGGGGTAGGAAGACAGGCCTTCTGGTCGGACAACAGGCAGTGGTACGAAGACTCTCTTGAGTGTATCGCTGATGAGCTGAGGAAGGTTGAGAAAGGTTGTGGAGACTCCATGGACTCCCTGGCGCTCTCAAATATCACTG GTACATCAGTTGATGGAGATACCAGGGATAGACCCGTAGTCTACACAGTTAATGCCATGCAGGGTCCGTCTGTGGTAGACGACTGCGAAAAGATGAGCAACATGGGGACATTTAATTCTTCACATCATCACCACAGTGCCAACTCTCTCAACCTCAACATGGAGAAGGGCATTGACGAGGCAGAGAAAGAGGTGGGGCTTGCAATGAGGGGAGGCGCACATGGAGGACTTCACGCGCTGTCTCCACTCTCTGACGGTGTCCCTCCGTCCTTTGTTCAACCCCCGGCTCTGAGAAGGAGCAAGTCACAATCCAGGCCCCCGCAGATGGTCAAGTTCTCAGAAGACACTGTCGACAACGGATATAACGATGACTTTGAGATCAGTATTACGAAGCATCCCATGAGCGAGAAGCCGCAGAGAAGGGCTTACTACCCCGAGGAGATGGGCAGAGAGAGAAGCCGCTCCACGAGTCACCACGGGCGCAGCAGGCCGCATCACCACCGGCAGGGTCGGCACCACCGGAGCCGCAAAACCCGCTCGGACAACGCCCTCCACATGATGCCCGTGGAGAGAGTACAGAGGCCGTTTGAGCCCCAGCAGCCGGTTCTGGTCAACCCTCCACGCGGGCCCATGCACCTGCAGCATCCCTCACACATGCTGCCCCTGGCCTACTCCCAGACCCGATCTGACTATATGCTTCGGAGCGCGGCGCAAAACGACCCACGCGTTGAACATTTCATGGGTCTCCACAGAGATGAGGAGGACTGGTGTTCTACTTGCTCTTCTTCGTCATCAGACTCTGAGGAAGAGGGCTTCTTCCTGGGCCAACCCATCCCTCAGCCGAGGCCTGCTGGGCGGTACTACGCAGAAGACTACCCGACCAGGGTGACGGCCCTCACCTCCCTGAGCCACGGCTCACGGACTGGTCGGCGGAAGAGCCACCGCTCTAAAAACTGTATTATTTCCTAA